A section of the Thermotoga caldifontis AZM44c09 genome encodes:
- a CDS encoding AAA family ATPase: MILRYSGKNLLYFESFDLEFSDGLNVITGETGAGKSVVLKGLQALFGKRVELFENENTWLEALVSVDRVDEELRELGIQEGEHIVSLNAGKRWIYRIDGRMYPQSIVERLFEDLVHFHQQNTHVNLLKKRYQLSLLDKFAGNGQILSEYTRTYRRMVELEKLLNETKIEALEERIEQLDRELSFFERHKPSEEEERSLRERFERINRARQILSLMDEISHVLSEDSTTRLWKLAVSAEKMVPLVPKDLPDMLRDIAEKSNELQRSIRKFVDQLQLEDSHELEARLNVYNELRRRFGPDWEDIRRNWERLEKERKDLLGKKQELELAESESRRLEELCLKLAQELHENRLKAATELESQVRFHLSQLAMNLDFSVKVERLDRLTASGFSDVDFVVGTGGETKPLKDVLSGGELSRVVLAVHLSVANEMGHVFVFDEIDSGIGGTVGNVLGEKLKALSKNSQVIVVTHLPQIARLADTHFAVVKDGNTMQVKILGVEERKNELLRMIGGEKVWGELS, encoded by the coding sequence ATGATCCTGAGGTACAGCGGGAAAAATCTGCTGTATTTCGAATCCTTCGACCTCGAGTTCAGTGACGGTCTCAACGTCATAACGGGTGAGACGGGTGCCGGCAAGTCCGTGGTTCTCAAAGGGTTACAGGCGCTCTTTGGAAAAAGGGTGGAACTGTTCGAGAACGAGAACACATGGCTGGAAGCGCTCGTGAGCGTCGATCGAGTCGACGAAGAATTGAGAGAACTTGGCATTCAGGAAGGCGAGCACATCGTGAGCCTGAACGCGGGCAAAAGGTGGATCTACAGGATAGATGGAAGGATGTATCCACAGTCGATCGTTGAGAGATTGTTCGAAGATCTCGTCCACTTCCACCAGCAGAACACGCACGTGAACTTGTTGAAGAAGCGTTATCAGCTGTCGCTCTTAGATAAATTCGCTGGCAACGGGCAGATACTCTCCGAGTACACGAGGACGTACAGACGGATGGTTGAGCTCGAAAAACTTCTGAACGAAACTAAAATAGAAGCATTAGAAGAAAGGATCGAACAGCTCGACAGGGAGCTCAGCTTTTTCGAAAGGCACAAACCCAGCGAAGAAGAAGAAAGATCCCTCAGAGAAAGATTCGAAAGGATCAACAGAGCCAGGCAGATCCTTTCCCTCATGGACGAAATATCGCACGTGCTGAGTGAGGATTCGACGACCAGGCTCTGGAAATTGGCCGTTTCTGCGGAGAAGATGGTGCCTCTGGTGCCGAAAGATTTACCGGACATGCTCAGAGACATCGCTGAAAAATCGAACGAGTTGCAGCGGTCGATTCGAAAGTTCGTCGATCAACTGCAACTTGAAGATTCCCACGAGCTGGAAGCCAGATTGAACGTGTACAACGAGCTCAGGAGACGTTTCGGTCCCGACTGGGAAGACATAAGAAGAAACTGGGAAAGGCTGGAAAAAGAAAGGAAAGATTTGCTCGGGAAAAAACAAGAACTGGAACTCGCGGAGAGTGAGAGTCGTCGACTGGAGGAACTCTGTTTGAAACTGGCGCAGGAGCTTCATGAAAACAGGTTGAAAGCCGCGACCGAACTCGAAAGTCAGGTCAGGTTCCATCTCAGCCAGCTCGCCATGAATCTTGATTTTTCTGTGAAGGTCGAAAGGTTGGATCGTTTGACTGCGAGCGGTTTCAGCGATGTCGATTTCGTGGTTGGAACCGGCGGTGAGACCAAGCCATTGAAAGACGTTCTGTCCGGTGGAGAACTTTCCCGTGTGGTTCTGGCCGTGCACCTTTCAGTCGCAAACGAAATGGGACACGTCTTCGTCTTCGATGAGATCGATAGTGGTATCGGGGGAACTGTCGGGAACGTGCTCGGAGAAAAGTTGAAGGCCCTGTCGAAGAATTCTCAGGTCATAGTGGTCACGCATCTACCGCAGATAGCGAGGCTCGCCGACACCCATTTTGCGGTGGTAAAAGATGGAAACACGATGCAAGTGAAGATCCTTGGAGTAGAAGAAAGAAAGAACGAACTGTTGCGCATGATCGGTGGAGAGAAAGTGTGGGGTGAGCTCTCATGA
- a CDS encoding ATP-dependent helicase: MKVDYLQELDEEQRKAVLESTGRSLVIAGPGSGKTRVITYKLLHLLMSGVKPSQILLVTFTRAAANEMIERAKQVTGMDLEELTAGTFHHVCNLILRKYAPRVGLTPNFTILDEEDSLSLIKHVRTRVLGRMFTEEKEKHFPSPSILQKVFSYSANTLSSLREALSTLFPKHLEFENIVEEIYREYTLEKRTENCVDYDDLLTLTVFLLENDPHVRQREASKYRWLLVDEFQDTNVLQLKLVDHLSSVHGNAFVVADDAQSIYSFRGARFENVKDFARSGAKIFKIQTNYRSTERIVELVNAMIPRSSVPKVLRSIKPNGVKPKVVSTWDKPSEASFVAKEVLRLIEFGYEPNQIGILYRSHSHSFDVQMELTRNQIDFRILSGMRFTETAHVKDVLAFLRLVQNPKEKVSWIRVARLFPGIGTKTASAFADHAASVESMELDVVFESFPAKKPSLLKLREIFSRLLQEEGVSKKIESVYESFYKQYLEENYPDYVERQLDIQRLIEMAERYKSLERFLSDLMISEDVTREPGKGKVTLTTVHQAKGLEWDVVFVLSVNPGDFPSYYAVMDGKLDEEERIFYVAITRAKELLYILRQESVKRNYFSWMRLPDFVEKIPTELVEWIDLTE, encoded by the coding sequence GTGAAGGTCGATTATCTTCAAGAACTCGATGAAGAGCAGAGAAAGGCTGTTCTCGAATCGACGGGAAGATCTCTGGTGATCGCCGGACCTGGTTCTGGAAAAACGCGCGTCATCACGTACAAGCTGTTGCATTTGCTCATGAGCGGGGTGAAGCCTTCGCAGATCCTGCTCGTTACGTTCACGCGCGCTGCGGCGAACGAGATGATCGAACGTGCAAAGCAGGTCACGGGGATGGACCTGGAGGAACTCACAGCGGGCACGTTCCACCACGTGTGCAACCTCATCCTCCGAAAGTACGCCCCCAGGGTCGGATTGACGCCCAATTTCACGATACTCGATGAGGAAGACTCTTTGAGCCTAATCAAACATGTCAGGACCAGGGTCTTAGGCAGGATGTTCACCGAAGAGAAGGAAAAACACTTCCCATCGCCATCGATACTTCAGAAAGTTTTCTCCTACAGCGCGAACACGTTGAGCTCTCTCAGGGAGGCTCTGTCGACGCTCTTTCCGAAACATCTGGAATTCGAAAACATCGTGGAGGAAATTTACAGAGAATACACGCTCGAGAAGAGAACAGAGAACTGTGTCGACTACGACGATCTCTTAACCCTGACGGTATTCCTTCTCGAAAACGATCCTCACGTCAGGCAGAGGGAAGCTTCGAAGTACAGATGGCTCCTCGTGGACGAGTTCCAGGATACGAACGTTCTGCAGTTGAAACTGGTGGATCATCTTTCCAGCGTGCACGGAAACGCGTTCGTCGTGGCCGACGATGCCCAGAGTATCTATTCGTTCAGAGGTGCGAGGTTCGAAAACGTGAAAGATTTCGCTCGATCGGGTGCAAAGATATTCAAGATACAGACGAACTACAGGAGCACCGAGAGGATCGTCGAACTCGTCAACGCCATGATCCCAAGAAGCAGTGTGCCCAAGGTGCTCAGATCGATCAAACCCAACGGTGTCAAACCGAAGGTGGTCAGCACATGGGACAAACCGAGTGAGGCGAGTTTCGTGGCCAAGGAGGTTCTGCGACTGATCGAGTTCGGTTACGAGCCCAACCAGATAGGCATCCTCTACAGGAGTCATTCACATTCGTTCGATGTACAGATGGAACTGACCAGGAACCAAATCGATTTTCGAATTCTTTCTGGGATGCGGTTCACAGAAACGGCACACGTCAAAGATGTTCTGGCCTTCCTCAGGTTGGTTCAAAATCCCAAAGAGAAGGTCTCGTGGATCAGAGTGGCGAGACTGTTCCCTGGCATCGGTACGAAGACGGCTTCCGCCTTCGCAGATCATGCGGCCTCGGTGGAATCGATGGAACTGGACGTTGTATTTGAAAGTTTCCCAGCCAAAAAGCCGTCCCTGCTGAAGCTCCGTGAGATCTTCTCGCGCCTGCTCCAGGAAGAGGGTGTTTCGAAAAAGATAGAGAGTGTGTACGAAAGCTTTTACAAGCAGTATCTGGAAGAAAACTATCCAGACTATGTCGAAAGACAGCTCGACATACAAAGGTTGATCGAAATGGCCGAACGCTACAAATCCCTGGAGAGGTTTCTGTCAGATCTGATGATCAGCGAAGATGTGACCCGGGAGCCGGGCAAGGGAAAAGTCACCTTGACGACGGTGCATCAGGCGAAGGGTCTGGAGTGGGACGTGGTGTTCGTTCTGAGTGTGAATCCTGGAGATTTCCCCAGCTATTACGCCGTAATGGATGGTAAGCTGGATGAGGAAGAGAGGATCTTCTACGTTGCCATAACGCGCGCGAAAGAATTGCTCTACATCCTAAGACAAGAATCGGTGAAGAGGAACTACTTTTCCTGGATGAGATTACCGGATTTCGTCGAGAAGATCCCGACAGAGTTGGTGGAATGGATAGACCTGACCGAATGA